The Desulfomicrobium macestii genome includes the window CGTGAGCGCTGAGCCGGTGGGCGACCACGGCCGACGTGTTGAAATAGCAGAACCCTCCGAAGGCCCGGCGTTCGGCGTGGTGTCCCGGAGGGCGGACCAGGGCGTAGGCCAGGCGGCGTCCGGCCAGCAGTTCCTCGGCCGCGGTCAGCCCGCAGTCCACGGCCCCGCGCGCTGCTGCATAGGCGTTGCCGTTCAGGGGCGTGAAGGTGTCGATGCAGTAGTAGCCCGCACGCACGGCCAGTTCCCGGGGCGGGCGGGCGGCGTTTCTGATGGGGAAGACATAGGGATAGACGGATTTTTTCTCGGGGAGGTTCGCGCAGACCGTTCTGAGGTAGGACACGAACTGCCGGTCGTGGACCTGGGTGATGTGCCGCTCGGCGAAATGCCGGGGTTGCCTGCGCAGGAAGAGGCCCGTCTTCTCGATTTCTTTCAGGATGGACTTCATGCGCACCGGAGATTCGACATAGCCGCGTTCGCGGATGTGATGGATGGCGTGGTTCTCGTTGCAGATCAGGGCGATCCTGCGGTCGGCGCTGATGCCCGGAACCCTTGGGGGCGCGGTTTCCCTGACATAGCGGGGCTCGCGCAGGGCCAGATTTCCGGCCGGGATGGAATCAAGGACCATCTTCACATACTCCGGCGAGCATTTCTCCTTGTATTTGCGTTCCAGCACGGCGCGCACCACGTGGCGAACCCGCTCACGCGAGAGGCGCAAGGGTTTGTCCAGGGGATCGGCCACCAGGTAGGGCGCGCAGTCGTCCTCGGCGGAGAGGGGCGTCTCGTAGGCCGTGTTGATGACGGGCCGCGCCCCATAGCGCTCGTAGAAACGCAGCCTGGCGACGTTCTCGCGCAGCAGTTCCGGATCTTGGCACAGGGCCGGATCGTCGGGCAGGCATTCGAAGAAGAGGGCCGTGTCGCCAAGGGCCTTGGCCTCCTCGCGAACCCGTTCATACAGGGCCGAGCCCACCCCGTGGCCGCCGTGGCGCAGGCTGACCGAGAGATAGTCGAGATAGCAGAAGCGCAGGTCCGAAAAGTGGCACAGCAGGGCGAATCCCTGTACCAACCTGCGTTGTCCCTCGGCCACGAAGACGATGGTCCGGTATCCCTTGCCAAGGGGGTTCTTGAGGGTGGCGGGAAGATTCGCGACCTCCTCGGCGGCGATGAGCGGAAAACGTTCGGCCAGGATGGTCTGCACCTGCTCGACGCTCTGGGCGTCGACGGGCACGGTGGTGTCGTAAATGGGGCGGATGCTGAACATGAAGAGCCTCGTTTCGGCTGATGCCGGGACCTGTATCCGAATGGAATTTTATTGCCGGTCGGGACAATACGGCGGCGAGGGCGAATGGTAAATCGCATTTAATGATCGTTTCGAAAAATAAGTGCATCTCAGCTTCCGCGCAATCATAGGGCCAGGAATGAAATTCAGGCAAGCTCGCCGGTTTTTTCGGTGTCCTTCCCTCCAGAATTTCGCATGGATAGTGCTTGCTGGATGGCTTTGGGAAATATTAAGCGGAACTGGTTGGCTGAGGGAAGAGATGGGCGGAACAACCCTGGATCGGGATGCGTCCCTGCAGCGTTCCAACTTCATGCTTTTTTAAGGATAAAAATGAGTTTTTCAGCAAGCAGCGCATCGCGCACGCAGCGTCATGGCCGCAACATGTTTCTCCTGCTTGCCGTGCTGCTTCTGTGCGCTTGCGGCAATGGGTATTATCGCGGCCCGGTTTCGGAGCATTTCGACGGGAGCAAATTCGACAATCCCTGGGAGCCGATGCCCAACCGGTTCGGGGATTTTCTGAAGTGGCGCCTGACCGCCGAGCGTGGCTACTGGCCGGAGCATGTGCCGGTTGAACAGACGCTGCCTCCTGCGCGGGTCATGGGGGAGGAGTTGCGGGTGACCTATGTCGGCCACGCCACGGTGCTCTTGCAGACCCAGGGGGTGAACATCCTGACCGATCCGATCTGGTCCGAGCGGGCCAGTCCGCTGGGCTTCGCGGGCCCAAGGCGTGTGGCCGCGCCCGGGGTGAGGTTTGAGGACCTGCCGCCCATCGACCTGGTGCTGATCAGCCACAACCACTACGATCATCTGGACCTGCCGACCCTTGAACGCCTGCACCGGGCCTTTAATCCGCTCGTGCTCACCCCGCTTGGCAATGATGCCATCATAAGGTCCGCCATCCCGGACATGCGGCTTTCGAGCCTGGATTGGGGCCAGGACTTCGTGTTCGGCAAGGAGATGCGATTCGTGCTTGAGCCCATGCAGCACTGGTCGGCCCGGGGGCTTTTCGATCGCCTCGACGCCCTGTGGGGGGCTTTTGTCATCGATGCACCGGGCGGGGCCATCTACTTTCTGGCCGACGCTGGCTATGCACGGCACTTGTCCGAGGATTTCATGGCAAAGTACGGCACGCCGCGTTTCAGTCTGCTACCGGTCGGGGCGTACGAACCGGAATGGTTCATGCGCTATGCCCACATGGACCCCGACGAAGCGGTGCAGACTTTCCTCGACCTTGGGCAGGGGCGGGCCATGGGCACCCAGCACGAGGTCTTTCCCATGGCTGACGAAGCCTATGCGGCCCCTCGCCGGGAGATTTTGGAGGCCTTGCAGTCCAGGGGCATGGACGAATCGCTCTTCATGCTCCCAAAAGTAGGGGAGTGGTTCACGGTCCCACCGCGCTGAAATTTTGCACCATGCGAGGGCTCACCGGCTATATTTTGAAACTTTTTTTCATACTTATTTCTCTGTAGGTTATTTTCAGCTTGCACCTACTGACCTTCCTTGATAATTCGATCGATCTTTAATCGATTGGCTCGATTTTCTTTCAGCAAATCGCATTCTTACGGAGGATTTTATGCGCATATTCGTTTTGCTTGCAGCAAGTCTGCTTTTCGCCCAGGCCGCCTTTGCCGGGCCGGTCGGCAGCCCCATTCCCGTAGGTATCGCCGTGGGACAGACCACCAATGTGGCCCTGTTCGGCGAGGAACAGGTCAACGGCGCCAAGGTGGCTGAAAGGATGATCAACGAAAAGGGCGGCGTGGGCGGAACTCCCATAAAGCTCGTGTTCCAGGATACCGGCGGAGACGAAGCCGGGGCCATCAACGCCTTCCAGAACCTGATCTCCCGCGACAAGGTCGTGGCCATCATCGGGCCGACCCTGTCTCAGCAGGCCTTTGCCGCCAACCCCATCGCCAACCAGGCCAAGGTGCCCGTTGTCGGCCCCTCCAACACGGCCAAGGGCGTGGCTCAGATCGGCGAATATGTGTCCCGCATTTCCGCCCCCATGACCCTGGTCGCCCCCAACGCCCTGAAGCGCGCCCTCGCGGTCAACCCGAATATCAAGAACGTGGCCGTGGTCTATGCCCAGGATGACGCGTTCAACGTCTCCGAGACCGGCATTTTCCAGGAAGCCATCAAGGACATGGGCCTCAACATCGCCCTCGTCCAGAAGACCAGCGTCAAGGACACGGACTTCACCACCCAGGTCACGGCCATCCTCGGCGCGGGTGTGGACATGGTGGTCATGAGCTGCCTGGCGGCCGACGGCGGCAACATGGTCAAGCAGCTGCGCCAGTTCGGCTACGGGGGAATTATCGTGGGCGGCAACGGTTTCAACTCTCCGAACATGTACCCGGTCTGCGGCAAGGAATGCACCGGCGTCATCGTGGCCCAGGCTTACAGCCCCAAGGCCGACAACGCCGAAAACAACGCCTTTGTCCCCGTGTTCAAGGAAATGTTCAAGAAGGATCCGGCCCAGTTCTCGGCTCAGGCCTACACCAGCGTGAAGGTCGTCGTGGATGCCTTGAACGAAGTGGAGCAGAGCACCGGCAAAAAGGTCGCGGACATGGACACGGCCGAACTGCGCACCGCCCTCAATGCGGCCATCATCTCCAGTTCCTATGAAACGCCTCTTGGCGAGATCGTCCTCGACGCCGATGGCGAGATCACCCAGAAGACGTTCTATGTATCCCAGATCAAGATCGCCGAAGACGGCAAGACCGGGATCATGGAGCTCTTGCCCGAATAACGCATCCTGCCGGGGGAGCGGCCCTTCCCCGGCTTTTGGCACATCATGAACATCGTCTATTTCCTGCAAAACATCCTGAACGGCCTTTCCATCGGCTCGGTCTACGCCATCTTCGCCCTTGGCTACACGCTGGTCTTTTCCATTCTGGGGATCATCAACTTCGCCCACGGTGCGGTCTTCACCCTTGGTGCATACTGCACCTACGCCCTGGCCGTCGGTGATTTCGGCCTGAACGGACTTCTGGCCGGCATGAGCCTGCCATTCAGCCTGCCTTTTCCCCTGGCGCTTCTGGGCGGCTCCATCATGGCCGGTTGCGTGGGCGTTCTGGTCGAGCGGCTGGCTTTCCGGCCGCTGCGGGCCAAAGGGGCCGATCCGCTCCTGGCGCTGGTCAGCAGCCTTGGCGTTGCGCTCATTCTGGTCAATTGCCTGCAATTTCTTGTCGGCGCGGAAATCTATTCCTTTCCGTCCGACATTTTCGGATCATTGCCCATGGCCATGATCTTCAAGATGGACGGCAAGATCCTGGCCGTGCGCACCGTGCAGCTCATCATCCTGGGCGTCAGCCTGGCCATGCTGCTGGTGCTGGCCTGGTTCATGAACCGGACCCGCATGGGCAAGGCCCTGCAGGCCACGGCCGAGAATCCCGAAACCGCCAGCCTGCTCGGCATCAACGTCGACCGCTACATCCTGTCCACATTTTTCATCTCCGGCGCCCTGGGCGGCCTGGCGGGCACGCTCATCGGGGCGAGCTTCGGCCTGGCCGGACCGTATTTCGGCGTCAGCTACGGCCTCAAGGGCCTGGCGGTCATCGTGCTGGGCGGTCTCGGCAGCATTCCCGGGGCGGTTCTCGGCGGACTTGTCATTGGTCTGGGCGAGGCGTTTCTGCCCCCGGACTATTCGTCCATGAAAGAGGCCGTGGCCTTTGTCATGCTTTTCGTCATTCTTCTGGCCCGCCCCCAGGGGCTTCTGGGCCAGCAAACCATCCAGAAGGTTTAGGATGGGCATGTTTCTCGACAACTACGGTTTTTTGATGGTGGCCATCATCCAGCAGGCGCTCCTGGGGATGAGCCTGTGGTATCCGCTCATGGCCGGACAGCTCTCCCTGGCCAGCATCGGCTTCTATTCCCTGGGCGGCTACATCGCGGCCATCATGGGTACGAGCCCGCTCTTTGCAGCCTGGCGTGAAACCCTGGGCGCGGCCCTCTATCCGGTGGAGTGGCTCATCGCCATGCTGGCCAGCTGCCTGCTCGGGCTGCTGGTCGGCATCCCGGCGCTGCGCTTGCGCGGCATCTATCTGGCCCTGGCGACCATCGCCTTCGTGCAGGTGCTCAATGTCGTGGTGCTGGTCCTGGACGTGACCGGCGGAGCGGTGGGCCTTTTCGGCATCCCGCAGCCCTTCGAGAAGCGCATCGGCTACCTGTGGTTCTTCGGTCCGCTCCTGATCGTCATGCTCATCTTTTCGTGGCGGCTGACCCGCACCGTGGCCGGGCGGTCCTTCATGGCCATCCGCGAGGACGAACTGGCCGCACAGGCCATGGGCATCTCCACCACCTTCGAGAAGGTCCGCGCCTTTGTCATCGGTTGCGGACTGGCCGGTGTCGTCGGAGCCATGAGCGCGCCGTTCCTCAATACCTGGAACGCCCGCCAGAGCAGCTTCGACGCCTCCGTGGCCTGTCTGGCCTATGTGCTCATCGGCGGCGCGCGGTCCATCTGGGGGCCGCTCCTGGGCGCCATCCTGCTTGTCGCGCTGCCCGAGGTGCTGCGTCCGCTCAAGGACGCCCGCCTGATCATGAACGGCATCGTCCTGGTCGTGGCCTGCATCTACCTGCCTCAGGGCATCGCCGGGCTGCTGGCTTCCCTGCGCCGCAAAGCTTCGGGGGTGGCCTGATGAACTCCATTTTGAGCCTGGAAGGCGTATCGCGCTCATTCGGCGGACTCATGGCCGTCGGCGATGTCGGCTTCTCAGTACAGCCCGGTGAAATCTTCGGCCTGATCGGTCCCAACGGCGCGGGCAAGACCACGCTCTTCAACCTGATTTCCGGACTCACGCCTGTTTCGGCAGGCCGAATCAGTTTTCTGGGCAAGGACATCCTCGGTATCGCGCCGCACAAGGTCGCCGGCATGGGCATGGCCAGAACCTTCCAGAACATCCGTCTGTTCAGCGGCATGAGCGTGCTCGACAATGTGCGCGCGCCCATGCAGACCTTTGCCCGGACCGGTCTTCTGTCGGACCTGCTCGGCCTTCCGGCCAGCCGCGCCCAGGAAAGGCGCATCCGGGACAAGGCCCTGGAGCTGCTCGGGCTTGTCGGGCTTGAATCCAAGGCCCGGGATTTGGCGTCATCCCTGCCCTACGGCGAGCGCAGGCGTCTTGAGATCGCCCGCGCCCTGGCCCTGCGCCCCAAACTGCTGCTGCTGGACGAACCGGCCGCGGGCCTGAATCTGGCCGAAAAGGCTGAATTGAGCGCCTTCATCCGCGATCTGCGCACCCGCTTCGATCTGACCGTGCTCATCATCGAGCACCACGTGCCGCTGGTCATGGGCCTTTGCGACCGCCTGGCCGTGCTCAACTTCGGCCGCCTCATCTGCCAGGGCAAGCCGGATGAAGTGCGCAACGATCAATGCGTCATCGACGCCTACCTCGGAGACAGCCATGCCGTTGCTTGAACTTGATCAGGTCTGCGTGAACTACGGCGCGGTCAAGGCCGTGCGAGACGTCAGCCTCTACGTCGAGCATGGCGAGGTGGTCACTCTCATCGGCGCCAACGGAGCGGGCAAGAGCACCATCCTGCGCGCCGTCTCCGGCCTGGCCCGCATCGCGTCCGGCGCGCTGCGTTTTTCGGGAACCGACATCGCCAAAACCCGGCCGGACGCCATTGTCCGCGCCGGACTGGCGCATTGCCCCGAAGGACGCCAGGTCCTGGCCAGGCAGAGCATCGAGGACAACCTCCTGCTTGGCGCCTACATCCGCAAGGACAAGGACGGCATCGCCCGTGATCTGGAAAAGTCCTACACCATGTTTCCGCGTCTTCGGGAGCGTCGTCGCCAGCCTGCCGGAACCCTTTCCGGCGGCGAACAGCAGATGCTGGCCATCGCCCGCGCCCTCATGAGCTCGCCGCGCATGCTCCTGCTCGATGAACCGTCCCTGGGACTCGCGCCGCTGGTGGTGGAGGAGATTTTCGCCATTCTCGACTCCCTGAGCGCCCAGGGCATGACCATCCTTCTTGTGGAACAGAACGCGCGGCTGGCCCTGGCGCATTCCCATCGCGGCTACGTGCTCGAATCCGGACAGATCGCAGCCACCGGTGAAGCCAGGGCGCTGCTTGACGACGACCGTGTTCTGGCTGCGTATCTGGGGGCCTGACGCGGGGGGAGAAGAGAGAAGAGGCGGGGCGCTGCCCCGGACCCCGCAAGGGGCTCGCCCCTTGACCCGTGCAGGGGGGCTTGCGCAGCAGCTTTTGCGCTGCTTTTGCTCCGTTTTTCCCGGTAGTGGCTATTTTTGTTTGTTACTGAAGCTCCAACGATCTGTATTTAATGAATGGCGCAGCAGCGCTTTTGAGGTGTTTGAATGACCAAACCAAAAAGGGTGACCCTGTTCATCCAGTGCATAGTGGATTCCTGTTTCCCCGCCGTGGGCGAAGCCATGGTCAAGGTGCTTGAGCGCCAGGGGCTTGCCCTTGACTACCCCGCGAACCAGACGTGTTGCGGCCAGCCCGCCTTCAACGCCGGATATCGTGACGAGGCGGCGCGGCTGGCGAGCCATTATCTGGACGTGTTCGAGGACGCCGAAGCCATCGTCTGTCCGTCGGGGTCGTGTGTGCACATGGTCCGCCACCACTACATGGAGCTTTTCGCCAAGGACCCGCGCCAGCTGGACCGGGCCAGGCGGGTGGCGGCCAAGACCTTCGAGTTCACCGAATTTCTGGTCGAGGTGCTGGGCGTGACCGATGTCGGCGCAACCTGGAACGGACAGGTCACCTACCACGACTCCTGCCATCTCCTGCGCGGGCTTGGCGTCAAGGATCAGCCTCGGGCACTGCTTTCCGGGGTGCGCGGTCTGACTCTTGTGGAGATGACCCGCTCCGATGAATGCTGCGGGTTCGGGGGCACCTTTTCGGCCAAATATCCGGAAATTTCCGAGGCCCTGCTCGAAACCAAGCTGGCCAACATCCAGGCCACCGGCACGGGCGCCGTGGTCGGCTGCGACATGGGCTGCCTCATGCACATGCAGGGCATGATCCGGCGGCGCGAGCTGCCCATCAGCGTGCATCACATCGCCGAAATCCTGGCCGGGGAGGAGTAGAATGCTGAACCAGGACCCACTGAAATACAGGGAATTGGCCGCCAAGGCCGTCGAGGACAAGCAGCTGCACAGGGCTCTCGCCAAGATGCGCGACAAGGTCGGACGCAACGCGGTGAACCTCTACAACCAGCTTTCGCCCGGGCATGACCCGCGTCAGGACGCCAAGGCCGTGCGCCGTAAGATCGTGGACAATCTTGATGTCGTGCTCGAAACCCTGAGCGCGAACATCCGCGCCCGGGGCGGACATGTCCATCTGGCCGAGACCGGAGAGGACGCCGTGGAATACTGCCTGGGTGTTGCCAGGAGGTTTGAGGTCTCCCGCGTGGTCAAGGGCAAGTCCATGCTCAGCGAGGAAATCCACCTCAACGATGCGCTCGAAGCCGCCGGCATCGAAACCGTGGAGACGGATCTTGGCGAGTACATCGTGCAGCTCAAGGGCGAGGCGCCGTCGCACATCATCGCTCCGGCCATCCACTACACCCGCGAACAGGTCGGCGAACTGTTCGCCGAAAAACTGGACCAGCCCTACACCGACGATCCGCCGACCCTGACCGCCATGGCGCGCAAGGCCCTGCGCGAAAAGATGCTCACCGCCGACATGGGCATCTCCGGCGGCAACACCGCCTGCGCCGAGACCGGACACGTGACCATCGTTTCCAACGAAGGCAACATCCGCATGGCCACGACCATGCCCCGGGTTCATGTGGTGCTGCTGGGCATCGAGAAGATCGCGGCCACCCTTGAGGATCACGACATCCTGCTGCGCATGCTGACTCGCGCGGCGGCGGGGCAGAAGATCTCAACCTACGTCAGCTATGTGGGCGGGCCGCGCCTGCCCGATGAACCGGACGGCCCGGAGGAATTTCATCTGGTCCTGGTGGATAACGGCCGCAGCCGCATTCTGGCCGATCCGGATTTTCGCGAGGTGCTGCACTGCGTGCGTTGCGGCGGATGCCTCAATGTCTGCCCGGTTTACATGGCCATTGGCGGCCACAGTTACGGCTCGCCGTATTGCGGCCCCATCGGCGCGGTCTTCACGCCGCTGACACGGGGCATCAACACCTGCCATCACCTCTGCCAGGGAGAAACCCTGTGCGGTGCATGCAAGCAGGTCTGCCCGGTGGATAACGACCTGCCGCGCATGCTCTCGCTGCTGCGCTCCAAGCTGGCCGACGGCGACAGGCGTTGGGACGTGCGCCGTCAGAGCCTGCCGACAAAGCTGGTTTTCGGAGCCTGGTCGGTGATCATGAGGCACCGGCGCATGTACGACGCGCTGAGTGTAATGGCCAGATTCGGCCAGAGACTGCTGCCCCGCAAGAACGGCTGGATCAGACGCCTGCCCGGGCCGCTGGGCGGCTGGACCAGGGGCCGTGATTTTC containing:
- a CDS encoding LutB/LldF family L-lactate oxidation iron-sulfur protein, which gives rise to MLNQDPLKYRELAAKAVEDKQLHRALAKMRDKVGRNAVNLYNQLSPGHDPRQDAKAVRRKIVDNLDVVLETLSANIRARGGHVHLAETGEDAVEYCLGVARRFEVSRVVKGKSMLSEEIHLNDALEAAGIETVETDLGEYIVQLKGEAPSHIIAPAIHYTREQVGELFAEKLDQPYTDDPPTLTAMARKALREKMLTADMGISGGNTACAETGHVTIVSNEGNIRMATTMPRVHVVLLGIEKIAATLEDHDILLRMLTRAAAGQKISTYVSYVGGPRLPDEPDGPEEFHLVLVDNGRSRILADPDFREVLHCVRCGGCLNVCPVYMAIGGHSYGSPYCGPIGAVFTPLTRGINTCHHLCQGETLCGACKQVCPVDNDLPRMLSLLRSKLADGDRRWDVRRQSLPTKLVFGAWSVIMRHRRMYDALSVMARFGQRLLPRKNGWIRRLPGPLGGWTRGRDFPPLAQESFADRWARRDKTGRGA
- a CDS encoding (Fe-S)-binding protein, producing MTKPKRVTLFIQCIVDSCFPAVGEAMVKVLERQGLALDYPANQTCCGQPAFNAGYRDEAARLASHYLDVFEDAEAIVCPSGSCVHMVRHHYMELFAKDPRQLDRARRVAAKTFEFTEFLVEVLGVTDVGATWNGQVTYHDSCHLLRGLGVKDQPRALLSGVRGLTLVEMTRSDECCGFGGTFSAKYPEISEALLETKLANIQATGTGAVVGCDMGCLMHMQGMIRRRELPISVHHIAEILAGEE
- a CDS encoding branched-chain amino acid ABC transporter permease; this translates as MNIVYFLQNILNGLSIGSVYAIFALGYTLVFSILGIINFAHGAVFTLGAYCTYALAVGDFGLNGLLAGMSLPFSLPFPLALLGGSIMAGCVGVLVERLAFRPLRAKGADPLLALVSSLGVALILVNCLQFLVGAEIYSFPSDIFGSLPMAMIFKMDGKILAVRTVQLIILGVSLAMLLVLAWFMNRTRMGKALQATAENPETASLLGINVDRYILSTFFISGALGGLAGTLIGASFGLAGPYFGVSYGLKGLAVIVLGGLGSIPGAVLGGLVIGLGEAFLPPDYSSMKEAVAFVMLFVILLARPQGLLGQQTIQKV
- a CDS encoding ABC transporter substrate-binding protein, which codes for MRIFVLLAASLLFAQAAFAGPVGSPIPVGIAVGQTTNVALFGEEQVNGAKVAERMINEKGGVGGTPIKLVFQDTGGDEAGAINAFQNLISRDKVVAIIGPTLSQQAFAANPIANQAKVPVVGPSNTAKGVAQIGEYVSRISAPMTLVAPNALKRALAVNPNIKNVAVVYAQDDAFNVSETGIFQEAIKDMGLNIALVQKTSVKDTDFTTQVTAILGAGVDMVVMSCLAADGGNMVKQLRQFGYGGIIVGGNGFNSPNMYPVCGKECTGVIVAQAYSPKADNAENNAFVPVFKEMFKKDPAQFSAQAYTSVKVVVDALNEVEQSTGKKVADMDTAELRTALNAAIISSSYETPLGEIVLDADGEITQKTFYVSQIKIAEDGKTGIMELLPE
- a CDS encoding ABC transporter ATP-binding protein translates to MPLLELDQVCVNYGAVKAVRDVSLYVEHGEVVTLIGANGAGKSTILRAVSGLARIASGALRFSGTDIAKTRPDAIVRAGLAHCPEGRQVLARQSIEDNLLLGAYIRKDKDGIARDLEKSYTMFPRLRERRRQPAGTLSGGEQQMLAIARALMSSPRMLLLDEPSLGLAPLVVEEIFAILDSLSAQGMTILLVEQNARLALAHSHRGYVLESGQIAATGEARALLDDDRVLAAYLGA
- a CDS encoding GNAT family N-acetyltransferase; translated protein: MFSIRPIYDTTVPVDAQSVEQVQTILAERFPLIAAEEVANLPATLKNPLGKGYRTIVFVAEGQRRLVQGFALLCHFSDLRFCYLDYLSVSLRHGGHGVGSALYERVREEAKALGDTALFFECLPDDPALCQDPELLRENVARLRFYERYGARPVINTAYETPLSAEDDCAPYLVADPLDKPLRLSRERVRHVVRAVLERKYKEKCSPEYVKMVLDSIPAGNLALREPRYVRETAPPRVPGISADRRIALICNENHAIHHIRERGYVESPVRMKSILKEIEKTGLFLRRQPRHFAERHITQVHDRQFVSYLRTVCANLPEKKSVYPYVFPIRNAARPPRELAVRAGYYCIDTFTPLNGNAYAAARGAVDCGLTAAEELLAGRRLAYALVRPPGHHAERRAFGGFCYFNTSAVVAHRLSAHGRVAVLDVDYHHGNGTQNIFYERSDVLTLSIHGHPRFAYPYFSGFAEERGEGAGLGYNRNYPLPEEVDGERYAETLRQALKVMADFDPAFVIVGLGLDPAKGDPTGTWRLQARDFFRNGRLIGALGRHTVVVQEGGYRIRSLGVNAANFFQGLFEGTQIARRN
- a CDS encoding ABC transporter ATP-binding protein, whose amino-acid sequence is MNSILSLEGVSRSFGGLMAVGDVGFSVQPGEIFGLIGPNGAGKTTLFNLISGLTPVSAGRISFLGKDILGIAPHKVAGMGMARTFQNIRLFSGMSVLDNVRAPMQTFARTGLLSDLLGLPASRAQERRIRDKALELLGLVGLESKARDLASSLPYGERRRLEIARALALRPKLLLLDEPAAGLNLAEKAELSAFIRDLRTRFDLTVLIIEHHVPLVMGLCDRLAVLNFGRLICQGKPDEVRNDQCVIDAYLGDSHAVA
- a CDS encoding branched-chain amino acid ABC transporter permease; the encoded protein is MGMFLDNYGFLMVAIIQQALLGMSLWYPLMAGQLSLASIGFYSLGGYIAAIMGTSPLFAAWRETLGAALYPVEWLIAMLASCLLGLLVGIPALRLRGIYLALATIAFVQVLNVVVLVLDVTGGAVGLFGIPQPFEKRIGYLWFFGPLLIVMLIFSWRLTRTVAGRSFMAIREDELAAQAMGISTTFEKVRAFVIGCGLAGVVGAMSAPFLNTWNARQSSFDASVACLAYVLIGGARSIWGPLLGAILLVALPEVLRPLKDARLIMNGIVLVVACIYLPQGIAGLLASLRRKASGVA
- a CDS encoding MBL fold metallo-hydrolase, with protein sequence MSFSASSASRTQRHGRNMFLLLAVLLLCACGNGYYRGPVSEHFDGSKFDNPWEPMPNRFGDFLKWRLTAERGYWPEHVPVEQTLPPARVMGEELRVTYVGHATVLLQTQGVNILTDPIWSERASPLGFAGPRRVAAPGVRFEDLPPIDLVLISHNHYDHLDLPTLERLHRAFNPLVLTPLGNDAIIRSAIPDMRLSSLDWGQDFVFGKEMRFVLEPMQHWSARGLFDRLDALWGAFVIDAPGGAIYFLADAGYARHLSEDFMAKYGTPRFSLLPVGAYEPEWFMRYAHMDPDEAVQTFLDLGQGRAMGTQHEVFPMADEAYAAPRREILEALQSRGMDESLFMLPKVGEWFTVPPR